In Arthrobacter sp. B3I9, the following are encoded in one genomic region:
- a CDS encoding ROK family protein: MNDDGGRSAADAGPAVLAFDVGGTDMKAGIVLPSGRIIGLQRLATPRSAEAPGDAVVSKIEELAADFRDRYPDYPFSAAGLIVPGLVDETRGTGILSVNLGWTDFPFADRARARLGLPVAFGHDVGAAGDAEFRFGAARGAADAVVLVVGTGIAGAVFSDGRRLAGGGYAGELGHAPVPDPDRPGATTILEAVGSAGAIAARYATATGRNVDGSQEVLALASAGDPVADRIWNEGIAALAFGIVQCVSILGSETIVIGGGISQAGEALLAPLRARVEELLSIHRRPLIVPASLGQNAGLIGSALKARELLVPTGPAREAS, from the coding sequence ATGAACGACGACGGTGGACGTTCCGCCGCCGATGCCGGGCCGGCGGTGTTGGCCTTCGACGTCGGCGGAACAGACATGAAGGCCGGTATCGTCCTGCCCTCCGGGCGGATCATCGGCCTGCAGCGGCTGGCCACTCCCCGGTCCGCGGAAGCCCCGGGAGACGCAGTGGTGTCCAAGATCGAGGAACTCGCCGCGGACTTCCGGGACCGGTACCCGGACTACCCGTTCAGCGCTGCCGGGCTCATCGTCCCGGGTCTGGTCGACGAGACACGGGGCACCGGCATCCTCTCGGTCAACCTGGGATGGACGGATTTCCCCTTCGCCGACCGGGCACGGGCCCGACTCGGACTCCCTGTCGCCTTCGGACATGACGTCGGAGCCGCAGGGGACGCGGAGTTCCGGTTCGGGGCAGCCCGAGGCGCCGCCGACGCCGTCGTCCTGGTGGTCGGAACCGGCATTGCCGGGGCAGTATTCAGCGACGGCAGGCGTCTGGCCGGCGGCGGATACGCCGGCGAACTCGGTCACGCCCCGGTGCCCGATCCCGACCGGCCCGGGGCAACCACAATTCTTGAAGCCGTCGGCTCGGCCGGAGCCATTGCCGCCCGCTACGCCACAGCCACGGGCCGCAACGTGGACGGTTCGCAAGAGGTCCTGGCCCTCGCCTCAGCCGGGGATCCGGTTGCAGACCGGATTTGGAACGAGGGCATCGCCGCGCTTGCGTTCGGCATCGTCCAGTGCGTTTCAATCCTCGGCTCCGAAACGATCGTCATCGGGGGCGGCATTTCACAGGCCGGTGAAGCGTTGCTCGCTCCCCTTCGGGCCCGCGTGGAGGAGCTGCTGAGCATCCACAGGCGCCCGCTCATCGTCCCCGCATCCCTCGGCCAGAACGCCGGCCTGATCGGCTCCGCACTCAAGGCCCGTGAACTCCTGGTTCCCACCGGCCCTGCGAGGGAGGCCTCATGA
- a CDS encoding SIS domain-containing protein has product MDSELSSQPEVWARASRQARSEARALLPADGRKIAVVGCGTSWFMAQSYAFLRETAGRGVTDAFAASEAFVDRGYDAVIAITRSGTTTEVVDLLRRLQGTVPTVALVGDTGSPATELADAVVGLPYADEKSVVQTRFATAALVYLQTALGIAVDAAITDAAAAVTEPVAPELVDAEQFTFLGRGWTVGLAHEAALKMREASQSWTESYPAMEYRHGPISIAAPNRVTWLFGDEPQGLSSDMAGTGGLYIHRDTAPLAELVRAQKVALERARARGLDPDQPRNLSRSVILDA; this is encoded by the coding sequence ATGGACAGCGAACTCTCCTCCCAGCCCGAGGTGTGGGCCCGGGCTTCCCGGCAGGCCCGCTCCGAAGCCCGGGCGCTGCTGCCAGCGGACGGCCGGAAGATCGCCGTCGTCGGCTGTGGCACGTCCTGGTTCATGGCCCAGTCCTACGCATTCCTCAGGGAGACGGCGGGCCGCGGCGTGACCGACGCCTTCGCAGCGTCCGAGGCCTTTGTCGACCGCGGCTATGACGCGGTCATTGCGATCACTCGCTCCGGAACGACGACGGAGGTGGTTGATCTCCTGCGCCGGCTGCAAGGCACAGTCCCCACCGTGGCCCTCGTCGGGGACACCGGGTCGCCCGCGACGGAACTCGCGGACGCCGTCGTCGGCCTGCCCTACGCGGATGAAAAGTCCGTGGTGCAGACCCGGTTCGCGACGGCGGCGCTGGTTTACCTGCAGACTGCGCTGGGCATCGCGGTGGACGCCGCGATAACTGATGCCGCTGCTGCCGTGACGGAGCCTGTCGCCCCGGAGCTCGTCGACGCCGAGCAGTTCACTTTCCTGGGCCGCGGCTGGACGGTCGGCCTGGCACACGAGGCGGCGCTGAAGATGCGCGAGGCCTCCCAGTCCTGGACCGAGTCCTACCCCGCGATGGAGTACCGGCACGGACCGATCTCCATTGCCGCCCCCAACCGCGTCACCTGGCTGTTTGGCGACGAGCCGCAGGGGTTGTCCTCCGACATGGCAGGCACCGGCGGTTTGTATATCCACCGCGACACCGCACCTCTCGCCGAGCTCGTGCGGGCCCAGAAAGTTGCGTTGGAGCGGGCTCGCGCCCGTGGCCTGGACCCCGATCAGCCACGGAACCTGAGCCGGTCCGTCATTTTGGACGCCTAG